In Drosophila yakuba strain Tai18E2 chromosome X, Prin_Dyak_Tai18E2_2.1, whole genome shotgun sequence, a single genomic region encodes these proteins:
- the LOC6525772 gene encoding myb-like protein Q isoform X1: MRFGWQCAATTAKGSTTAAGNGNGNTSGRGSGSGYHAAMARPLLLLLVLLLAAQLPHLADGRSTTSSGGLTVIDSERLRIRTTSSTATATAGAQHPNQATIPASVSPRKRHRKRNSNWIDYRNFDENTTALEWANPCGGNYHPSAGDRFNRQRPRQSFNQLKRHAFREYRSLNSSQDSAIDIRNMTMWSLHTHNYKFLPKLKPNSTIALKRWYRNMQTYVASFAYLRRQQIRWDQRSITRESSTARELRELLLSSRRILCELETAVNQTQSPRQKQRRSGAAVISVGGTTTSSSSTTTSTTTVGQQLPQISRLEMNKRLKLRSKTSGSGMGGGAATSGASMAAGEADSIDMRFVKHHYYDFLRTMYQLLRRDGKRVRSRPRKHHKKHRNQQQRSHKKQQHQQQQQQQQQQQQQQPQQQQLADQLEQRWRSSTLNGKEFNEVSKPVAGGAAAGVAGASGGGNNQFARGRRGKRQSKRVQRT, from the exons ATGCGGT TTGGTTGGCAGTGCGCTGCGACCACAGCTAAAGGCAGCACCACGGCAGCCggcaacggaaacggaaacacCAGCGGAAggggaagtggaagtggctACCATGCGGCGATGGCTCGtccgctgctcctgctcctcgtcctcctgcTCGCCGCCCAGCTGCCCCACCTGGCCGATGGgcgcagcaccaccagcagcggCGGTCTCACGGTGATCGACAGCGAACGCCTGCGCATTCGCACCACCTCCAgcacagctacagctacagctggAGCTCAGCATCCCAATCAGGCGACTATCCCCGCCAGCGTTAGTCCGCGCAAGCGCCACCGGAAGCGGAATAGCAACTGGATCGACTATCGCAACTTTGACGAGAACACCACCGCCCTGGAGTGGGCCAATCCCTGCGGGGGCAACTATCATCCCTCGGCGGGGGATCGCTTCAATCGCCAGCGGCCCAGGCAG AGCTTCAATCAGCTGAAGCGCCACGCCTTTAGGGAGTACCGCAGCCTGAACAGCAGCCAGGATTCGGCCATCGATATCCGCAACATGACCATGTGGTCGCTGCACACGCACAACTACAAGTTCCTGCCCAAGCTCAAGCCCAATTCCACG ATTGCCCTGAAGCGCTGGTACCGCAACATGCAAACGTACGTGGCCAGCTTCGCGTATCTGAGGCGCCAGCAGATCCGCTGGGACCAGCGGTCCATCACCCGCGAGTCCAGCACCGCCCGCGAGCTGCGCGAGCTGCTCCTGAGCTCGCGGCGCATCCTCTGCGAGCTGGAGACCGCCGTCAACCAGACGCAGAGTCCGCGCCAGAAGCAGCGGCGCAGTGGTGCGGCGGTCATATCAGTTGgtggcaccaccaccagcagcagcagcaccaccaccagcaccactaCAGTGGGTCAGCAGCTGCCGCAGATCTCGCGACTCGAGATGAACAAGCGTCTGAAGCTGCGCTCCAAGACGAGTGGCTCCGGcatgggtggtggtgcagccACCAGTGGTGCATCCATGGCAGCCGGCGAGGCGGACTCAATCGATATGCGCTTTGTGAAGCACCACTACTACGACTTCCTGCGCACCATGTACCAGCTGCTGCGGCGGGATGGCAAGCGGGTGAGGAGTCGGCCACGTAAGCACCACAAGAAGCACAGGAACCAGCAGCAGAGGAGCCACAagaagcagcaacatcagcagcagcaacagcagcagcagcaacagcagcaacagcagccgcagcaacagcagctggcGGATCAACTGGAGCAGCGGTGGCGCAGCTCCACCTTGAATGGCAAGGAGTTCAACGAGGTCTCCAAGCCGGTGGCAGGTGGTGCGGCTGCAGGAGTTGCAGGTGCATCCGGTGGTGGCAACAACCAGTTTGCACGTGGCAGACGTGGAAAGCGCCAGTCGAAACGCGTGCAGCGCACGTGA
- the LOC6525772 gene encoding myb-like protein Q isoform X2: protein MARPLLLLLVLLLAAQLPHLADGRSTTSSGGLTVIDSERLRIRTTSSTATATAGAQHPNQATIPASVSPRKRHRKRNSNWIDYRNFDENTTALEWANPCGGNYHPSAGDRFNRQRPRQSFNQLKRHAFREYRSLNSSQDSAIDIRNMTMWSLHTHNYKFLPKLKPNSTIALKRWYRNMQTYVASFAYLRRQQIRWDQRSITRESSTARELRELLLSSRRILCELETAVNQTQSPRQKQRRSGAAVISVGGTTTSSSSTTTSTTTVGQQLPQISRLEMNKRLKLRSKTSGSGMGGGAATSGASMAAGEADSIDMRFVKHHYYDFLRTMYQLLRRDGKRVRSRPRKHHKKHRNQQQRSHKKQQHQQQQQQQQQQQQQQPQQQQLADQLEQRWRSSTLNGKEFNEVSKPVAGGAAAGVAGASGGGNNQFARGRRGKRQSKRVQRT, encoded by the exons ATGGCTCGtccgctgctcctgctcctcgtcctcctgcTCGCCGCCCAGCTGCCCCACCTGGCCGATGGgcgcagcaccaccagcagcggCGGTCTCACGGTGATCGACAGCGAACGCCTGCGCATTCGCACCACCTCCAgcacagctacagctacagctggAGCTCAGCATCCCAATCAGGCGACTATCCCCGCCAGCGTTAGTCCGCGCAAGCGCCACCGGAAGCGGAATAGCAACTGGATCGACTATCGCAACTTTGACGAGAACACCACCGCCCTGGAGTGGGCCAATCCCTGCGGGGGCAACTATCATCCCTCGGCGGGGGATCGCTTCAATCGCCAGCGGCCCAGGCAG AGCTTCAATCAGCTGAAGCGCCACGCCTTTAGGGAGTACCGCAGCCTGAACAGCAGCCAGGATTCGGCCATCGATATCCGCAACATGACCATGTGGTCGCTGCACACGCACAACTACAAGTTCCTGCCCAAGCTCAAGCCCAATTCCACG ATTGCCCTGAAGCGCTGGTACCGCAACATGCAAACGTACGTGGCCAGCTTCGCGTATCTGAGGCGCCAGCAGATCCGCTGGGACCAGCGGTCCATCACCCGCGAGTCCAGCACCGCCCGCGAGCTGCGCGAGCTGCTCCTGAGCTCGCGGCGCATCCTCTGCGAGCTGGAGACCGCCGTCAACCAGACGCAGAGTCCGCGCCAGAAGCAGCGGCGCAGTGGTGCGGCGGTCATATCAGTTGgtggcaccaccaccagcagcagcagcaccaccaccagcaccactaCAGTGGGTCAGCAGCTGCCGCAGATCTCGCGACTCGAGATGAACAAGCGTCTGAAGCTGCGCTCCAAGACGAGTGGCTCCGGcatgggtggtggtgcagccACCAGTGGTGCATCCATGGCAGCCGGCGAGGCGGACTCAATCGATATGCGCTTTGTGAAGCACCACTACTACGACTTCCTGCGCACCATGTACCAGCTGCTGCGGCGGGATGGCAAGCGGGTGAGGAGTCGGCCACGTAAGCACCACAAGAAGCACAGGAACCAGCAGCAGAGGAGCCACAagaagcagcaacatcagcagcagcaacagcagcagcagcaacagcagcaacagcagccgcagcaacagcagctggcGGATCAACTGGAGCAGCGGTGGCGCAGCTCCACCTTGAATGGCAAGGAGTTCAACGAGGTCTCCAAGCCGGTGGCAGGTGGTGCGGCTGCAGGAGTTGCAGGTGCATCCGGTGGTGGCAACAACCAGTTTGCACGTGGCAGACGTGGAAAGCGCCAGTCGAAACGCGTGCAGCGCACGTGA